A genomic window from Chitinophaga pollutisoli includes:
- a CDS encoding NrtR DNA-binding winged helix domain-containing protein: MHQHIRVTAEAVVLRYSSKEGMMVLLTKRTIPPHIFKWGLPGGFVHNDEPLEACVHRELKDETGLRANYLEQMSTWGNPDRDPRGRVLCVAHLALIRHSASKIVLGAGTKESKWYPVRELPVTAFDHAEIVAAAIDHLRVRLHTEPLAFEMLDEKFPVSELEKLYEWVYDRSVDRRNFQKKINGLGLLAARPEKLKHPLQGRPAQLYSFNREKFLELKESGAPVEIFS; encoded by the coding sequence ATGCATCAACACATACGGGTGACGGCGGAAGCCGTCGTACTCCGGTACTCTTCCAAAGAAGGCATGATGGTGTTGCTGACCAAGCGCACTATTCCGCCGCATATATTTAAATGGGGCCTTCCGGGAGGATTCGTCCATAACGACGAGCCCCTCGAGGCCTGCGTGCACCGTGAATTGAAAGACGAAACAGGCCTTCGGGCCAATTACCTGGAGCAGATGAGCACCTGGGGGAATCCCGACCGGGATCCCCGGGGCCGCGTGTTGTGTGTGGCGCACCTGGCGCTCATCCGGCATTCGGCGAGCAAGATCGTGCTGGGCGCTGGCACGAAAGAATCCAAATGGTACCCGGTCCGGGAGTTGCCGGTGACCGCGTTCGACCATGCGGAGATCGTAGCTGCAGCGATCGATCACCTGCGGGTGCGGTTGCATACGGAGCCGCTGGCTTTCGAAATGCTGGACGAGAAGTTCCCGGTTTCGGAGTTGGAGAAGTTGTATGAATGGGTGTACGACCGGTCAGTGGACCGCCGGAATTTCCAGAAAAAGATCAACGGTCTTGGTTTGCTGGCGGCCCGTCCGGAGAAGTTGAAGCACCCTTTGCAGGGGCGTCCGGCGCAATTATACAGCTTCAACCGGGAGAAGTTCCTGGAGTTGAAGGAAAGCGGGGCACCGGTGGAGATTTTCTCGTAA